In one window of Zhihengliuella sp. ISTPL4 DNA:
- a CDS encoding phosphoglycerate dehydrogenase, whose translation MVRRKAALMGVILVTSRSFSDGDLDLVGRAAQAGHRILRGPAHHDLDELRVLLHGADAWIAGTGPVTDAHLAAGPKLKVVARYGVGTEAVDLAAARDRGIPVTNTPGANADAVADHAVGLMLAALRTIPDGDRRVRTGDWSVRRGRELGAATVGIVGFGRIGQGVARRLGGFGPRLLASDPFLPADLVRDRGAEPLDLDVLFRTADVITLHAPGGQRLVDAERLAGMRPGTVLVNTARGDLVDERAVADALRDGILAGYAADTLDGDTAAHGSPLLAADLADRVIVTPHLGAQTTQAVDNMGALSLDDVIAVLRGTDPAHPVPLPASALEENR comes from the coding sequence GTGGTTCGCCGGAAGGCCGCGCTGATGGGCGTCATCCTCGTCACGAGCCGCTCCTTCTCGGACGGCGACCTCGACCTGGTCGGGCGCGCCGCGCAGGCCGGACACCGCATCCTCCGCGGGCCGGCCCATCACGACCTCGACGAGCTGCGCGTGCTGCTGCACGGCGCCGACGCCTGGATCGCCGGCACCGGACCGGTCACCGACGCGCACCTTGCCGCCGGCCCGAAGCTCAAGGTCGTGGCGCGCTACGGGGTCGGCACGGAGGCGGTGGACCTCGCGGCGGCGCGCGACCGCGGCATCCCGGTCACGAACACCCCGGGCGCGAACGCGGATGCGGTCGCCGACCATGCGGTCGGCCTCATGCTCGCCGCCCTGCGCACGATCCCGGACGGCGACCGCCGCGTGCGGACCGGCGACTGGAGCGTGCGCCGCGGGCGGGAGCTCGGCGCCGCGACCGTCGGCATCGTCGGCTTCGGACGGATCGGCCAGGGGGTCGCGCGGCGACTGGGCGGGTTCGGTCCGCGGCTGCTCGCCTCCGACCCGTTCCTGCCCGCCGACCTCGTGCGGGACCGCGGCGCCGAACCCCTCGACCTCGACGTCCTGTTCCGCACCGCCGATGTGATCACGCTGCATGCCCCCGGTGGTCAGCGCCTCGTCGACGCCGAGCGCCTCGCCGGGATGCGACCGGGCACCGTGCTCGTCAACACCGCTCGCGGCGACCTCGTGGACGAGCGGGCCGTGGCCGACGCGCTCCGCGACGGCATCCTCGCCGGGTACGCGGCCGACACGCTCGACGGCGACACCGCCGCGCACGGCAGCCCCCTGCTCGCCGCGGACCTCGCCGACCGTGTCATCGTCACCCCGCACCTCGGCGCCCAGACCACCCAGGCCGTCGACAACATGGGGGCGCTGTCCCTCGATGACGTGATCGCGGTCCTCCGCGGCACCGACCCCGCCCACCCCGTGCCCCTACCCGCGTCCGCTCTCGAGGAGAACCGATGA
- the xylB gene encoding xylulokinase — translation MIIAHDLGTTGNKASLHHDDGRPIAAVTVPYPAHFAAGGVAEQDPADWWHAVVTATRDLLARTGTAAAEVAGLVVSGQMMGAVLLDAEGEPARPAIIWADTRAGAQQRELEAAVGAARAYGILGHRLNPTYSLEKIMWVRDNEPAVWERVRRVCVAKDFIVLRLTGRLATDRSDASGTNAYDQVAGTWSPEILAAARLDPALFPEILESTQIAGPLTPAAAEALGLHTGVQVVMGGGDGPLAAVGSGVVAPEDGAYVCLGTSSWISFAADAPLHDPAMRTFTFDNVVPASFVPTATMQAGGASVQWIAEALSVDPAHPETGRLVAEAASDIDTDDLYFLPYLLGERSPLWDPDARGAFVGLARHHGRAHLVRAVLEGTAFNLLTCIQAFREAGATIDRIDAVGGGAQSDVYLAVLADVWGVPVRRRTIVEEANSLGAAVTGAVGLGLTEFSAARALSEVTAEFTPDPSRHAVYAERHARFTDAYTALAPWFAGRPR, via the coding sequence ATGATCATCGCCCACGACCTCGGCACCACCGGGAACAAGGCGTCCCTGCATCACGACGACGGTCGTCCGATCGCCGCGGTCACCGTGCCGTACCCGGCCCACTTCGCGGCCGGCGGCGTCGCCGAGCAGGACCCGGCCGACTGGTGGCACGCGGTCGTCACGGCGACCCGCGACCTCCTCGCGCGCACCGGCACCGCCGCCGCCGAGGTCGCCGGCCTCGTGGTCAGCGGACAGATGATGGGAGCCGTGCTGCTCGACGCCGAGGGCGAGCCCGCGCGGCCCGCGATCATCTGGGCCGACACCCGCGCCGGCGCCCAGCAGCGCGAGCTCGAGGCGGCGGTCGGCGCCGCGCGCGCTTACGGGATCCTCGGCCACCGCCTGAACCCCACCTACTCCCTCGAGAAGATCATGTGGGTGCGCGACAACGAGCCCGCGGTGTGGGAGCGCGTGCGCCGGGTGTGCGTCGCCAAGGACTTCATCGTGCTGCGGCTGACCGGGCGCCTCGCCACGGACCGCTCGGACGCCTCCGGCACCAACGCGTACGACCAGGTCGCCGGCACCTGGTCGCCGGAGATCCTCGCCGCTGCGCGGCTCGACCCCGCGCTCTTCCCCGAGATCCTGGAGTCGACGCAGATCGCGGGCCCCCTCACGCCCGCCGCGGCCGAGGCGCTCGGGCTCCACACCGGCGTGCAGGTCGTGATGGGCGGCGGCGACGGACCGCTCGCCGCCGTCGGCTCCGGCGTCGTGGCCCCGGAGGACGGCGCCTACGTGTGCCTCGGCACCTCCTCGTGGATCTCCTTCGCGGCGGACGCCCCGCTGCACGACCCCGCGATGCGGACCTTCACGTTCGACAACGTCGTGCCCGCGTCGTTCGTGCCGACCGCGACCATGCAGGCCGGCGGCGCCTCGGTGCAGTGGATCGCCGAAGCCCTCTCCGTCGACCCCGCGCACCCGGAGACGGGGCGCCTCGTCGCCGAGGCCGCGAGCGACATCGACACCGACGACCTCTACTTCCTCCCCTACCTGCTCGGCGAGCGCTCCCCGCTGTGGGACCCGGATGCGCGCGGGGCCTTCGTCGGTCTCGCCCGCCACCACGGGCGGGCCCACCTCGTGCGCGCGGTCCTGGAGGGGACGGCGTTCAACCTCCTCACCTGCATCCAGGCGTTCCGCGAGGCCGGCGCGACCATCGACCGCATCGACGCGGTCGGCGGCGGGGCGCAGAGCGACGTCTACCTCGCCGTCCTCGCCGACGTCTGGGGCGTGCCCGTCCGCCGCCGCACGATCGTGGAGGAGGCGAACAGCCTCGGCGCTGCGGTCACGGGCGCCGTCGGCCTCGGCCTGACCGAGTTCTCGGCCGCCCGAGCGCTCAGCGAGGTCACCGCCGAGTTCACGCCCGACCCGTCCCGGCATGCGGTCTACGCCGAGCGCCACGCCCGCTTCACCGACGCGTACACGGCCCTCGCACCGTGGTTCGCCGGAAGGCCGCGCTGA
- a CDS encoding glucose-6-phosphate isomerase family protein, which yields MPEYQTPPISPMAIAFDAEKLTLSPEGPTLTRRMSDLEGLFRDHDAWAAAAAGEDPIVYTVVSSPVPEIERELPQSITTIMPGDTGGELWMTKGHQHPDHQGEIYLALHGRGGLLMFDGERTEWLDMLPGTIGYIPPGWAHRSVNTGDEPYSFLAVYPGGAGHDYGWVLEHGMGSRAFRAESGVDLRPYAE from the coding sequence ATGCCCGAGTACCAGACCCCGCCGATCTCCCCGATGGCGATCGCCTTCGACGCCGAGAAGCTCACCCTCTCCCCCGAAGGCCCCACCCTGACCCGGCGGATGTCCGACCTCGAGGGCCTGTTCCGCGACCACGACGCCTGGGCGGCCGCCGCCGCGGGCGAGGACCCGATCGTCTACACGGTCGTCAGCTCCCCTGTCCCCGAGATCGAGCGGGAGCTGCCGCAGTCGATCACCACGATCATGCCCGGCGACACGGGCGGCGAGCTCTGGATGACCAAGGGCCACCAGCACCCCGACCACCAGGGCGAGATCTACCTCGCGCTGCACGGCCGCGGCGGACTGCTCATGTTCGACGGCGAGCGCACCGAGTGGCTCGACATGCTCCCCGGCACCATCGGCTACATCCCGCCGGGCTGGGCGCACCGCTCCGTGAACACGGGCGACGAGCCGTACTCGTTCCTCGCCGTGTACCCCGGGGGCGCCGGCCACGACTACGGCTGGGTGCTGGAGCACGGCATGGGCTCGCGGGCGTTCCGCGCGGAGTCCGGCGTCGACCTGCGCCCCTACGCGGAATAG
- a CDS encoding acetylxylan esterase: MTFPEPYATWFPDAAFDGSYGRTEADLRAVLPVPAPPGFADRWRRWRREAAAVDAAPVVLATSEEHGRRVSVVEHGGVDGVRLRAWVVEPLHSPPRAGVVHGHGYGGREAVDLARVPDDMAAIYPVARGLGVLNAGIGAPEPTPEHVLAGIDDPERYVLGLCARDLWLAADVLVSFVGALPLYYVGESFGGGIGALALPWDDRFVGGTLIVPSFGQYDERLAVPCLGSGETVRQHVQRHPEAREVLRWFDSSTSIGFATVPVRVEAALWDQYVPPQGQFAVAAGARDLDLAVLPAGHAEYPGSADVTAGAIRGGREHLERVLGG, from the coding sequence ATGACCTTCCCCGAGCCCTACGCCACCTGGTTCCCCGATGCCGCGTTCGACGGCAGCTACGGCCGGACCGAAGCCGACCTCCGCGCCGTCCTCCCCGTGCCCGCGCCGCCCGGTTTCGCCGACCGCTGGCGGCGCTGGCGGCGGGAGGCCGCCGCGGTGGACGCGGCCCCTGTGGTCCTCGCCACCTCCGAGGAGCACGGCCGCCGGGTGTCCGTCGTCGAGCATGGCGGCGTCGACGGCGTGCGGCTGCGAGCGTGGGTGGTCGAGCCCCTTCACAGCCCTCCCCGCGCGGGCGTCGTGCACGGGCACGGCTACGGGGGTCGGGAGGCGGTCGATCTCGCCCGGGTGCCGGACGATATGGCGGCGATCTATCCCGTGGCCCGCGGGCTCGGCGTGCTGAACGCCGGGATCGGAGCCCCGGAGCCGACCCCGGAGCACGTGCTCGCGGGCATCGACGATCCCGAGCGCTACGTGCTCGGCCTGTGTGCCCGTGACCTGTGGCTGGCGGCCGACGTGCTCGTCTCGTTCGTCGGCGCCCTTCCTCTCTATTACGTCGGAGAGAGCTTCGGGGGCGGCATCGGCGCGCTCGCCCTGCCGTGGGACGACCGGTTCGTGGGGGGCACCCTCATCGTGCCGAGCTTCGGCCAGTACGACGAACGACTGGCGGTTCCCTGTCTGGGGAGCGGGGAGACGGTGCGCCAGCACGTGCAGCGCCACCCCGAGGCACGGGAGGTGCTGCGCTGGTTCGACTCCTCCACGAGCATCGGCTTCGCGACGGTGCCGGTCCGGGTGGAGGCGGCGCTGTGGGACCAGTACGTGCCCCCGCAGGGACAGTTCGCGGTCGCCGCCGGGGCGCGCGACCTCGACCTCGCGGTCCTTCCCGCCGGTCACGCCGAGTACCCGGGGTCGGCGGACGTGACGGCGGGCGCCATCCGCGGCGGGCGCGAGCACCTGGAACGGGTGCTCGGCGGCTGA
- a CDS encoding DeoR/GlpR family DNA-binding transcription regulator has translation MLVTERRERILALTRDRGTASIGELAATLQVSEMTVRRDIDQLAEEGAVERIRGGVRARGLQRLVPAPAASAERRAIVAAAAGLVEPGMAVGISGGPTALALARELVRVPELTIVTNALPVSDLFSPPDRADAPYTQTVVLTGGVRTPSQALVGPVAVRALEHLHCDLVFLDAHGLDEQAGITTMNLLEAETNRALMAAGREVVVLAEHTRWGVVGLTTVADLSDIDRLVTDDGLDDSARELLAAHVGTLHIAPRDGGDERALATALAD, from the coding sequence GTGCTGGTCACGGAACGACGCGAGCGCATCCTCGCCCTGACCCGCGATCGCGGTACCGCCTCCATCGGCGAGCTCGCGGCCACGCTGCAGGTGAGCGAGATGACCGTGCGGCGCGACATCGATCAGCTGGCCGAGGAGGGCGCGGTCGAGCGCATCCGCGGCGGCGTGCGAGCGCGGGGCCTCCAGCGTCTGGTTCCGGCTCCGGCGGCCTCGGCGGAACGGCGCGCGATCGTCGCGGCGGCCGCGGGCCTCGTCGAGCCGGGCATGGCGGTCGGCATCTCCGGCGGACCCACCGCCCTGGCGCTCGCGCGGGAGCTCGTGCGCGTCCCCGAGCTCACGATCGTCACGAACGCCCTGCCGGTCTCCGACCTGTTCTCGCCGCCGGATCGCGCGGACGCTCCGTACACGCAGACGGTCGTGCTCACCGGAGGTGTCCGCACGCCGTCGCAGGCCCTCGTCGGACCGGTCGCCGTGCGCGCCCTCGAGCACCTGCACTGCGACCTCGTGTTCCTCGACGCCCACGGCCTCGACGAGCAGGCCGGCATCACGACCATGAACCTCCTGGAGGCCGAGACCAACCGGGCGCTCATGGCTGCGGGGCGGGAGGTCGTCGTCCTCGCCGAGCACACCCGCTGGGGCGTGGTCGGGCTCACGACCGTGGCGGACCTCAGCGACATCGACCGCTTGGTCACCGACGACGGCCTCGACGACTCCGCGCGGGAGCTGCTCGCCGCGCACGTCGGCACGCTGCACATCGCGCCGCGGGACGGCGGCGACGAACGTGCGCTCGCGACGGCCCTCGCGGACTGA
- a CDS encoding LacI family DNA-binding transcriptional regulator translates to MTTSPGGRVLPVARATRTGLIALAVPHLEEPYFAELGSRIVRGADDRGLAVLIVQTEGDHGREIDVANGVGLPPIDGLIHIPRSLTVADLTRRTSPGPLVLLGEHIQVSPFTHVTIDNRAAAYTATEHLLAVGCRRIGFVGRRDARPSDAADRRHAGYLEALSAAGIPVDPALTAQVDAFTAEEGERVAGAMAATIPDLDGIVCSNDSVALGALAALQAQGRSVPGDVAVVGIDDIRAARFAVPALSTIAPDHARLVDAAFTELERQIAAPPGADLPVRHVTVGARLIPRASTAR, encoded by the coding sequence GTGACCACCTCGCCCGGCGGCCGCGTGCTCCCCGTCGCGCGGGCCACCCGCACGGGACTCATCGCGCTCGCGGTGCCGCATCTGGAGGAGCCGTACTTCGCGGAGCTCGGCTCGCGCATCGTCCGCGGCGCCGACGACCGGGGCCTGGCGGTGCTCATCGTGCAGACCGAGGGCGACCACGGCCGCGAGATCGACGTCGCCAACGGCGTCGGCCTGCCGCCCATCGACGGGCTCATCCACATCCCGCGCTCGCTCACGGTCGCCGACCTCACGCGCCGCACCTCCCCCGGGCCGCTCGTGCTGCTGGGCGAGCACATCCAGGTGAGCCCGTTCACGCACGTGACGATCGACAACCGCGCCGCCGCCTACACCGCCACCGAGCATCTGCTCGCGGTCGGCTGCCGCCGCATCGGGTTCGTCGGACGCCGTGACGCCCGCCCCTCGGACGCCGCCGACCGTCGGCACGCCGGGTACCTGGAGGCTCTGTCCGCCGCCGGCATCCCGGTCGACCCCGCGCTCACCGCGCAGGTCGACGCCTTCACGGCCGAGGAGGGTGAGCGCGTCGCCGGGGCGATGGCCGCCACGATCCCCGATCTCGACGGCATCGTCTGCTCGAACGACTCGGTCGCCCTCGGTGCACTGGCCGCCCTCCAGGCCCAGGGACGGAGCGTGCCGGGCGACGTCGCTGTCGTCGGCATCGACGACATCCGCGCCGCGCGCTTCGCCGTTCCCGCTCTCAGCACCATCGCCCCCGACCACGCACGCCTCGTGGACGCGGCGTTCACCGAGCTGGAACGGCAGATCGCCGCGCCTCCGGGAGCCGACCTCCCGGTGCGGCACGTGACGGTCGGCGCCCGGCTGATCCCGCGGGCGAGCACGGCCCGATGA
- a CDS encoding FAD-dependent oxidoreductase has protein sequence MRTQTVEADIIVVGGGLAGVSAAVAAARLGRRTVLINNRPVLGGNSSSEVRVWVCGATAHGNQRWARETGIIGEMYRENQFRNPEGNPVYWDDVVLDIVRREPNLTLFLNTEVLEAEATGPDDARRVRSVTGWTMGSEIRTVFRGPLFLDCTGDGLVGRLVGARHRLGKESQSEFGEDWAPEQPVREFLGSTLLFYTKDLGRPVKYVAPESAKDISTTPIPSSRIIRSGDSGAHYWWIEWGGTLDIVDDNEAIRDELRAVILGIWDHIKNSGEFDADNLTLEWIGNIPGKREYRRFIGDYTLRQQDILEQTSFDDGIAFGGWSIDLHPAEGMYATGAGAVQRFSDGVFEIPFRSLYSVNVDNLLMAGRDISATHIAFGAARVMATCAAMGEAAGTAAALCYAHDATPRELYEHHRAELRQTLLRADASLIGVANEDPSDLARTAAVTASSTLRTIGTPESTLAAATPHTLTDDLGIVVPVHPRLDTTELLLSAEADTQVTVEVWSTGRPQNVVPAVLEHRTVIDVPAGGPSWVRAETPFAPEEPQNAIIVLRANPQVQVQLASELPPGVLTLVHRVDNDDRNVQVDRDGLLVQWPTKPLRGRVPAFRTSPRSEAVAPERAVSGYNRPFGGPHLWASAPEAEGPQWLRLDWEQPVTASEIRLVFDDDVDLELNTLHHHRSPDEVLPQLVRDYRVEVQQAGSEEWRTVAEERDNRHRLRVHPLPDDLGALTAARLVVERTNGVAEARVIAFRVQS, from the coding sequence ATGCGCACCCAGACCGTCGAAGCCGACATCATCGTCGTCGGCGGCGGCCTCGCCGGAGTGAGCGCCGCCGTCGCGGCCGCCCGCCTCGGCCGACGTACCGTGCTGATCAACAACCGGCCGGTGCTCGGCGGCAATTCCTCCTCGGAGGTGAGGGTCTGGGTGTGCGGCGCGACCGCCCACGGCAACCAGCGGTGGGCGCGGGAGACCGGGATCATCGGCGAGATGTACCGGGAGAACCAGTTCCGCAACCCCGAGGGCAACCCCGTGTACTGGGACGACGTGGTGCTCGACATCGTGCGCCGCGAGCCCAACCTCACGCTGTTCCTCAACACCGAGGTCCTCGAGGCCGAGGCCACCGGACCCGACGACGCCCGTCGGGTCCGGTCGGTCACGGGCTGGACGATGGGCTCGGAGATCCGCACGGTCTTCCGCGGTCCCCTGTTCCTGGACTGCACGGGCGACGGGCTGGTCGGCCGGCTCGTCGGCGCCCGGCATCGGCTGGGCAAGGAAAGCCAGAGCGAGTTCGGCGAGGACTGGGCGCCCGAGCAGCCCGTGCGCGAGTTCCTCGGCTCGACGCTCCTCTTCTACACGAAGGATCTCGGGCGCCCCGTGAAGTACGTCGCGCCGGAGAGCGCGAAGGACATCTCGACCACCCCGATCCCCTCGTCGCGCATCATCCGCAGCGGGGACAGCGGCGCGCACTACTGGTGGATCGAGTGGGGCGGCACGCTCGACATCGTCGACGACAACGAGGCGATCCGCGACGAGCTGCGCGCGGTGATCCTCGGCATCTGGGATCACATCAAGAACTCCGGCGAGTTCGACGCCGACAACCTGACGCTGGAGTGGATCGGCAACATCCCCGGCAAGCGCGAGTATCGGCGCTTCATCGGCGACTACACGCTGCGCCAGCAGGACATCCTGGAGCAGACGTCGTTCGACGACGGCATCGCGTTCGGCGGCTGGTCCATCGACCTGCATCCCGCCGAGGGCATGTACGCGACGGGGGCGGGCGCGGTGCAGCGCTTCTCGGACGGCGTCTTCGAGATCCCCTTCCGCTCGCTCTACTCCGTCAACGTCGACAACCTGCTCATGGCGGGCCGCGATATCTCGGCCACGCACATCGCCTTCGGTGCCGCCCGAGTGATGGCCACGTGCGCGGCGATGGGCGAGGCCGCGGGCACCGCCGCCGCCCTCTGCTACGCGCACGACGCCACGCCCCGCGAGCTGTACGAGCACCATCGTGCGGAACTCCGGCAGACGCTGCTCCGCGCCGACGCCTCCCTCATCGGAGTCGCGAACGAGGATCCCTCCGACCTCGCCCGCACCGCCGCCGTCACCGCGTCCAGCACCCTGCGCACGATCGGCACCCCGGAGAGCACCCTGGCCGCGGCGACCCCGCACACCCTGACGGACGACCTCGGCATCGTCGTGCCCGTGCACCCGCGCCTCGACACCACCGAGCTGCTGCTCAGCGCCGAGGCCGACACGCAGGTCACGGTGGAGGTCTGGTCCACGGGCCGTCCGCAGAACGTCGTGCCCGCGGTGCTCGAGCACCGCACTGTGATCGACGTCCCCGCCGGGGGTCCGTCCTGGGTGCGGGCGGAGACGCCTTTCGCCCCGGAGGAGCCGCAGAACGCGATCATCGTGCTCCGCGCGAACCCGCAGGTGCAGGTGCAGCTCGCCTCCGAGCTGCCGCCCGGAGTGCTCACCCTCGTGCACCGGGTCGACAACGACGACCGCAACGTGCAGGTCGACCGCGACGGCCTCCTCGTGCAGTGGCCGACCAAGCCGCTGCGCGGGCGAGTGCCCGCATTCCGCACGAGCCCGCGCTCCGAGGCCGTCGCCCCGGAGCGCGCCGTCTCCGGGTACAACCGCCCGTTCGGCGGTCCGCACCTGTGGGCATCCGCCCCGGAGGCCGAGGGCCCGCAGTGGCTGCGCCTGGACTGGGAGCAGCCCGTCACGGCCTCCGAGATCCGCCTGGTGTTCGACGACGACGTGGACCTCGAGCTCAACACCCTGCACCACCACCGCAGCCCCGACGAGGTGCTGCCCCAGCTCGTGCGCGACTACCGGGTCGAGGTGCAGCAGGCGGGTTCCGAGGAGTGGCGCACCGTGGCGGAGGAGCGCGACAACCGCCATCGCCTGCGGGTGCATCCCCTGCCGGACGACCTCGGCGCCCTCACGGCCGCCCGCCTCGTGGTGGAGCGGACGAACGGCGTCGCGGAGGCACGCGTGATCGCGTTCCGAGTACAATCGTGA
- a CDS encoding BNR-4 repeat-containing protein gives MTLRWKAGATAAAALAALVLAVPAPAAAATPDVETVPVTVDSSNQSGWWNPLVVDGDETYFAYNVPGSVAAKHQVNLAVRAADGTWTSGCLRLATGACVEYADDNGHNQPSIAIDGDGYIHAFVSMHHEPWKYFRSTAPYDATSLVDASAEMPDAGAAVSYPVTAQGADGDIWLMVRIGADPQARRDGVLYHYDPAAGTWTRETTIAAAVNHSFYPDDLEVDAGGKVHVLWEWGPWPADPYRHLGSYAVYDPAAGGFRDVAGQALPTPIRPDTPGAVVWRGYEPGETIGDAVPAVQTAKMALADGELVGVTYRYADETENAFDVRWATWNGSAWTSETLVDTDALGGGVQTIAALDTTTAGGETRVYAVVSVQDCGITRSQTVLLTAGASGWTADTVGDPVVGQQRLRAATRTDGTDVVYLSAPAVPSGGTLRHAEIPRDGQPGATTLPAIVASLRGDAGGENLALGGTATASSQLRADTGPEKAIDGGCTDASRWISATSDTQPTITVAWDEAAPLDVVRVRSGYTVGPPQTSVLRDFTVQLRTAGGWVTVGTIADNTQTTVVVDAQGRTADAVRLVITDPSDSATDVARVYEIEAIAAR, from the coding sequence ATGACCCTCCGCTGGAAGGCCGGCGCCACCGCTGCCGCCGCCCTCGCCGCGCTCGTGCTCGCCGTACCGGCTCCGGCCGCCGCCGCGACCCCCGACGTCGAGACCGTGCCCGTCACGGTCGACAGCTCCAACCAGTCCGGCTGGTGGAACCCGCTCGTCGTCGACGGCGACGAAACGTACTTCGCCTACAACGTGCCCGGTTCGGTGGCGGCGAAGCACCAGGTGAACCTGGCGGTCCGCGCCGCCGACGGCACGTGGACATCGGGCTGCCTGCGCCTGGCGACCGGGGCCTGCGTCGAGTACGCGGACGACAACGGCCACAACCAGCCGTCGATCGCGATCGACGGCGACGGATACATCCACGCGTTCGTCTCGATGCACCACGAGCCGTGGAAGTACTTCCGCTCCACCGCGCCGTACGACGCGACCTCGCTCGTCGACGCGAGCGCGGAGATGCCCGATGCCGGGGCCGCGGTCTCCTACCCGGTCACGGCGCAGGGAGCCGACGGCGACATCTGGCTCATGGTGCGCATCGGCGCGGACCCGCAGGCTCGCCGCGACGGGGTGCTGTACCACTACGACCCCGCCGCCGGGACGTGGACCCGCGAGACGACGATCGCCGCCGCCGTGAACCACTCCTTCTACCCGGACGACCTCGAGGTCGACGCCGGCGGCAAGGTGCACGTGCTGTGGGAGTGGGGCCCATGGCCCGCCGATCCCTACCGCCACCTCGGCTCGTACGCGGTGTACGACCCGGCCGCGGGCGGCTTCCGGGACGTCGCCGGGCAGGCGCTGCCGACCCCGATCCGCCCGGACACCCCCGGCGCCGTCGTGTGGCGCGGCTATGAGCCCGGCGAGACCATCGGCGACGCCGTGCCCGCGGTGCAGACCGCGAAGATGGCCCTGGCCGACGGCGAGCTCGTCGGCGTGACCTACCGGTATGCGGACGAGACCGAGAACGCCTTCGACGTGCGGTGGGCGACCTGGAACGGCTCCGCCTGGACGAGCGAGACCCTCGTGGACACGGATGCCCTCGGTGGCGGCGTGCAGACCATCGCCGCCCTCGACACGACGACCGCGGGCGGTGAGACCCGCGTCTACGCCGTGGTGTCGGTGCAGGACTGCGGCATCACCCGCAGTCAGACGGTGCTGCTGACCGCCGGAGCGTCCGGATGGACCGCCGACACCGTGGGCGATCCGGTCGTCGGCCAGCAGCGGCTCCGCGCGGCGACCCGCACGGACGGCACCGACGTCGTCTACCTCAGCGCCCCCGCTGTTCCCAGCGGCGGGACGCTGCGGCATGCCGAGATCCCGCGCGACGGCCAGCCGGGAGCGACCACCCTCCCTGCCATCGTCGCCTCGCTCCGAGGCGACGCCGGCGGTGAGAACCTGGCGCTCGGCGGCACCGCGACGGCGTCGTCCCAGCTCCGCGCCGACACCGGCCCGGAGAAGGCGATCGACGGCGGCTGCACGGATGCGAGCCGGTGGATCTCGGCGACCTCCGACACCCAGCCGACCATCACGGTCGCGTGGGACGAGGCCGCGCCGCTGGACGTCGTCCGAGTGCGCAGCGGCTACACCGTCGGCCCGCCGCAGACGTCGGTACTGCGCGACTTCACCGTGCAGCTCCGGACCGCAGGCGGCTGGGTGACGGTCGGCACCATCGCCGACAACACCCAGACGACGGTCGTGGTCGATGCCCAGGGGCGGACGGCCGATGCCGTCCGCCTCGTCATCACCGACCCGTCGGACTCCGCCACCGACGTCGCCCGCGTCTACGAGATCGAAGCGATCGCCGCTCGCTGA